tcctgaatgctcttcaactttgtatttgtttggctttataaatgttttgatttgagcgtcactaatgagtcttctgtagacgaaacgcgcgtctggcgcactaaattataatcctcgtacctttgataactattgtatatataaccttttattgatttaatacAAGACTTGAAATGTCAGATTTGGTAAACATAACCAAccgtttgatttaaaaatacgtCATTCCAGAGTTATGTGAAGCCAATGAAGGCAAATATGTTGAATTTCCATATCAGATGCTCTATTCACTAgcaatttaaatgaaaagtcAGAACTTACGATGGTACgaattgtaaataaacaaatgccGTATACGGATTATTGTGTAACCTTTGCAGATTGGTACACATCGTTAACACTAAAGGAAGGCTAAATAAACGAATGTAATGAGACAACAGTGAAAGCACCATTGTTTACATGAATTTTAACCAGCttgattataaaataatttctctGCAACTTCATCGATAAAATATATCACATCATGTGGTTGTTAGCTAATGGTAAAGATATTCTATCTAGTCACTCATGTAgctcggtgaatgtgatgaacATTTCCAACTTTACTCTTTGAAGTTGTcgcagtcatggtcatcgtcAATGTACACAATTTACTCAccatgatgtctctattaatgacgTGCTGAAATAAATAAGTAATCAGTACTGACAACACGATGTTTTATTCAATTCCCTTTACAAGTTATCTTTGGAAACCACTGTTAGTCTGTTACTTACTTACCCCCATtcaaacaatacaaacaaacatCTATCATTTTGAATATTACAAGTCATAGACTGTTCTAACCAGTTCAcattagaaaaaatgaaaaggagAACAGATCCTTTCTTAAACTTTTCTTTGTCAACTAAGGGGTATATTCCATCAACGTAAATACAAACACGTGTTGTAGGATTGcaatattgacgacttcaatcCAAAACCTCCTGATTAAACCTGTTCTAGATTCCCATCCATAGATAATCAGTTTGGACACGTTATAACAGATGAGCTAAGTATTAACaaaactgtggattcatttattttcatgggtatcaaTTTCAGTGGATTGTGTAAAACTTGCACTTTCGTGGGTATTTCATTTCGTGATATTGTCAATCTCTGCATACAAAGCCAGTTATTGTGTAATTCgttgaaaattttgaattcgtggttcacctgaaCCCACTTAAGCCACGAAAAGTGATGTTCAACCAATAGAAAAGTATCCACATAACACTTCTCtgcaaaaaaaattatccaaaGGGCCAACATATCATTAACCTAAATCCATAAATTGAAAACGAAACTTTAAACTGCTGATGGATTCCGTCAACGATTATGCCAGGCAGTAAGCTAACGTGAGAAAGAAGACGTAGATATCATTCCGAATAAATTACGACTAAGGGGTCAAATAAAAGGGGTCTAAGGGGTCTTTTATACAATTCATAATTCAGAAACTAAATGGTTctattaaggtagcactccacagttataaaataaaattaaaaatgagccacaaaatgttttatcatctcctattcctggatttctaatacattaacctaactgtttgtgttgtacatgtgtatatgtatgtaatcagtatcttccatagatttgattttcaaaagttaaaagggtgaaaattaattccttttatgtgtatccatggcaacattctgcatttatttcccataaaatattgcaaaaaggggggtgaacatgtcacattttcccctaaaatttggatcaaactggaatttcaatgcctttgagtgatacctttttagaaactgttttcctaaatcttcctaatgatcaaataaaaaatgggtgtctttcgcctcattttttcgtaaaatccaatcacaaagttcgtgcgataaaaagttggaaaaaaacattacaataattgccggaccaatgtatggtagggacatgcaaatacggactgtcatacagaaaacagcctatattacatacataacataaccttgatgttcatgtaaacccaatacaaaggctattttaatactcagctatccaaaaatgaattttattgcacactagctctcatatttgaaaaatccacaggggccaaaatgcgaaactacacacctaactgtggagtgctaccttaaggtgaaatttttcccctcctgtctcaattttcattatattttctgtattttactagCTGTTACGATGAAAACGGTAccatagtttttaaaattggttcagtagtaaagattttatgaaggtaagcagttgatgttgaaacgcgacaaaaagggatttaaaaataaatgctggatcatagtgaaaaatttaaagtctgtctcatttttggggtaaatttctaaataCCTTccctttatcttatttaaaagcATAAAGTTACCATAAAAGAGGACAAATTGTACAATTTATAAGTATTTGAAAGTACTTATAGGtcaattttgctgtaaatagcatacctaaccttggtttagaagctctcaagcagggtataaatttctagccatactggcatcattaaatgtaattaatgccaaattataaaataaaatcctgctaaaaatgtttatttgacttattcgcattcaaaaacataaagcgatacattctgaggatatcatataaagcgcaatctttggttacaagggcAAAGCTAATGGAGTACAAATTTAGgaccgcaacatgtctaagtgtcaaaatgtgtatatttggttgctaaggacagtaaacaacaaaataaacataaattgcattcctagcagattttttaccttcagaactaaaacaagtACATAACAGACTAAAGATTTGGGGTagtttttatctgaaaaattgcatttCTGTGCTGtctgatgtgccataaggtagcactccacagttagaaaataaaattaaaaatgagccacaaaatgttttatcatctcctattcctggatttctaatacattaacctaactgtttgtgttgtacatgtgtatatgtatgtaatcagtatcttccatagatttgattttcaaaagttaaaagggtgaaaattaattccttttatgtgtatccatggcaacattctgcatttatttcccataaaatattgcaaaaaggggggtgaacatgtcacattttcccctaaaatttggatcaaactagaatttcaatgcctttgagtgatacttttttagaaactgttttcctaaatcttcctaatgatcaaataaaaaatgggtgtctttcgcctcattttttcgtaaaatccaatcacaaagttcgtgcgataaaaagttggaaaaaaacattacaataattgccgaaCCAATGTATGGTAgagacatgcaaatacggactgtcatacagaaaacagcctatattacatacattacataaccttgatgttcatataaacccaatacaaaggctattttaatactcagctatccaaaaatgaattttattgcacactagctctcctatttgaaaaatccacaggggccaaaatgcgaaactacacacctaactgtggagtgctacctaatACTCATGCTACACCaatcttgtttaaaatttacGTATGGCAAAACACTTCTCCTACCTTTATGACAAGCATGCTGTTGTTTCTGCAGATAAAGCCCCACACCATatcgtttttgtttgtaaacaataataCATTAACTGCTTAATAAATGAATATGATATTGAAAATTCACTTAGAAACTCAACATTTACCCAACGACAGTTACTAAAGATGAAATTCTGTTCTATGTTCTTTTGGGATTTAGATCAAGATGAAGAACTGAACCTTCTCAAACCGTATTAGATCCCTTAACTTTATAAGTGTACTTccaaacaacagtatattacTGGGTCTTGGAGTTGCTCCTGCTTCTGGTTGGCgctttataaatgttataacaattttgaataaatctttATAATAAAACCATATAAGAAACATCTTTGACTTTTTTATTTGCTCCTAAAAAATGCAGAAATCTATTTTCTAAAACTttgcaataattttattatacgaaaaataaactattgtttaacttttttttcacatgATGAGTTGTTCCGGATTTTCATACAGATGATTCCAGGAATTATAACATGATATGTGTGATTAATATTGTTGcttgttaatttgacttttaacaGTGTATGACTGATATGTTTACCTTCtagtttatttaattattttttctaatttctcaACATCCTTGAAATAGTAAGCgtaatttcttttatatattttttgacatttttaagatcacccctggtttttggtggggttcgtgttgtttattctttagttttctatgttgtgtcatgtgtactattgtttttctgtttgtctttttcattgtaAGCcttgacgttgtcagtttgttttagatttatgagtttgactgtccctttggtatctttcgtccttcttttaaaGCTCtcacatttaatatatttttaaatatacactTATCCTTTATTTGTGATCCGTCTGTATCAATAAaactaaatcaataaataaactgtaaatGGTGATTGAAGTTGCTTCTGCTCCTCGAAACTTTTTCCTAAAtaattaacatcaattttatcaACAATCAAAGCTGGTCTTCAAACTTATAGTAAAAATACGTATCATAGAGGTGATGTGAATCATATGTGGatgataaaaacataacaaatgaTATTCTAGAATACATGTGTTTCTATTACATAGATGATGTTTATTCTTTTACTAACATTCAAACTTTTGTGACTATATTTAACGCATTTATTCCATCAAACTAGAGATAACGCTCAAGGATACCGCATATACGTTTTAGGATGCCTCATATGTagattttatttagaaattgacaatgatggtaagttggaaaaaaaactttacgacaatagagatgatttcagcttttcaCTTGTGAaattccatttctatgtagcaacatttcagcagcGCCTCCATGTGGAGCATATATCCTAATGTTTCAAGGAGTGATTTTGAAATCATACATGtcttatggacgccatcacacGTTTGGTGATTGTTGTGAAACATCCGTTTTACAGATGATAGCAGATATGTTCCTAATGTCGGTCTAATAACTATAATCCCGTGACATACCGTATTAGACATATAACcgggtttgtactaacatgagcaacacataTAGCTGCACATATGGAGTAGGATCTGATTATCCTTACGGAGCATCTGCGATCAACCCAAGTTTTTGATGGGACTCGTATAGCTGTTTCTTTAgtagttttgttttgtgtacttgTGTTTGTCTGTGGGTTTATTTCTGTCATTTAGTCATggcgatgtcagtttatttttgactaaTGAGTTAGAAAGTCCATCTGGCATCTTTAAGATTGATGaatgtaaatttgcttttgattttgcacattttgctaaaataaaatgtttagtGATGGAACTTTTTACAGTCATGTTTGACGTAATATATATGCCTACCGGTTTTTACTCGTGAGAgtcattttatttcttcatgatTATGTGTTTtctaattatattatataattctttatttcaatatgCACAGTACGGGTGTAGCATGCGCTCTTATTGCAGCTATTATTATATTCAACGCCATTATACTAAGTATTATTGTGACTATTATTATTAGCTAATATTCAATCTTGCATTGATCAGCACAAATATTTTGGTAACACAAATCTAAGCGACAGAAAACTGGGTTTCATTTATGGGACATTTAATTAATTCGGAATAGTTCAAAGTTGGAACCAGCAATGATCAGCTATCAGCAATTCCTGGTAAAGGGGTATAACATGGTATACATTCTACGTGAACACGAgcaataaaagcaacagtagtataccgctgttcaaaactcgtaaaactatggacaaaaatcaaaattggggtaacaaactaaaactgagggaaacgcttTAAAtgtaagaggagaacaacgacacaacattaaaatgtaacacagaGAGAAACGGATTacgcattagacaaaatccgatgagaataacaaatattacatcaaaaccaaatacatgaatttgggatagaaaaccGTGACACGTCtcatagtaatgtgaattcacactctaATATAAGAGAATCAAACGatacaacggaaacacaacgtaaaaatgttacacacacagaaacgaactataatatagcAATGGCCTTATCATACAACAACCGACATAGAAACCTACAGGGGAAAAGAAGGGCCACATTCTGATACCTCAATAAAAGATGCGTTTTACGTTATTAGAATTATCAGCACAGTCTGACCATATGgagaaaaaacaatttaaaattaaatgtttaaaaatctaGAATACAAGCTTTTTCACATTTGTGATTGGTGAGAGAAAAATATTGCTTTACGCTAGTGAAAAATCTTTTCTCAGCTAAAGATTGGTCGAAATTTAATTGTGACGTTAATGTTTTGGGTTTCATCTGATGTTTCCTAAtttgacgtcatgaaaaaattCCACCATGCCAGGtgtaatccaccattttctacattcgaaaatgcctgtaccaagtcaggaatatgacagttcttgtccattcgtttttgatgcgttttgtttttttgattttgccatgtgattatggactttccaaattgattttcctctgagttcagtatttttgtgattttacttttttcagatGACGTCACATAAAAAGTCACACATTtcttcaaatctttgaaaaggaaggataaaaatcataagAAACAGATTCCAACACAAAAACTTGTGTGTTACGATAGGTCTTTGCTCTCGGCagttaaatttgaattattaaaaaagcTCGGCAATCCTCGATTGGAGAAATGTCGTTTAAACTTGTTGCAGTTGTGGAATCTATATTTCTAGCATCTATGTATCGTAATAAAGTTCAAGGAACAATATTGGTGGGCgctaaataacaattttaaattaaatctttaatataaaaccatATAAGAAACATCTTTGACTTTTTTATTTGCTCCTTAAAAGTGCACTAATTATATTCTAAAACTTTACTATAATGTTATTCTACGAAAGAGTGCAGCAATAGACCttgacaaattatttattgtataacataattttcataatttacaaCGCATTATCAGTTGTCCCGGATTTTGATACAGATGATTCCAAGAATTATAACAAGATAGGTATAATTAATCATGTTGCttgtttatttgaatttcaacaCTGTAGGTTTACCTGTTAGtatatttaatcatttgtttgatttcaacatccTTGGAATAGTAAGCTTAgttgcttttatattttattatatttttcaagctcttacatttaatatattttgaacacacatttattttttatttgcgatacttctttatcaataaaactaaataaataaataaactgttaatgGTGATTGAGTTGCTTTAAAGTGTATGGAACTATAGCATTATATAAGCACATATAAAACTTGCATTCCGACCTAATAATGCAGTGATTTTCGAAGCCAGAATATTCGGAACATGAAACCATAATCAACGTTGTAGAGCTCTAACCAAAATATACTGGTAGTGAGCAAGATCGCTTCTAGTAACATAAATAGATTAAATGCACAGACATAAAATTcaatttggaattatttttttaagtttgactTTTTCAACTAGTCACCTCAATTGGCCTTTGTTAGACTGTATTCTTTTTACTAAAGTTTCaggtgtataatttggagtttagtatgacgtccattatcactgaactaatatatatatttgtttaggggccagctgaatgaCGTTTCCGAGTgcggaatttctcgctgcattgaaaacCTATTGTAGACCTTCTTCTGTTGTCTGTTCTGTGTTCGgattgttgtctttttggcacattccccatttccattctcaatttcattgatattcatataCTTAATGTTTTGTCAACAATAGAAGACGTGCAGCATGTAAAACAAGGGTTTTCTCTCAGCTCAGATATAATCATGAAGTCATGCACGAATAACAACCCTAAAATAACCCTTGTCTACAAATGGACAAACATCGGAAGATTCATGATTGACGCAATTTTGTAATAGCAGCTGTTTATAAAAATCACTAATCACAACTcaccacgtccacttgtattttttgtctatccgaTTAGTTTAtcctttttcaactaatttttttggtttgttcttatgttgttctgttatatcactgtcccaggttagggggagggttgggatcccccttacaggtttaaccccgccacattatttatgtatgtgcctgtctcaagtcaggagcctgtaattcagtggttgtcgtttgtttatgtggtacgtatttgtttttcgttaatttttttacataaataaggccgttagttttctcgtttgaattgttttacattgtcttattggggccttttatagctgactatgcggtatgggctttgcatgttgttgaaggccgtacggtgacctatagttgttaatgtttgtgtcattttggtcttttgtggatagttgtctcattggcaatcataccgcatcttctttttcataaacTTGTGGTTGACATCTTTCTTGTTCTCCGTTTTGGATAAATCGTTTTTTCATCATGATAATGAATATATCTCAGTTAgttcccatttttttttcatgtttaattttttttatatgtttcaggTTTGCCCTTTAATTCCTATGTaaagagcacctgagatcacccctagtttttgatagGGTTCATATTGCGtattctttacttttaaatgttgtttaatgcgtactattgtttgtctgtttgtttttttcgttttcagccatggcgttgttagtttattttcgatttataagtttgactgttcctctggtatctttcgtcccttttttgcAACATTGTGACTACTCTAGATCTTTTTTGCGCACATATGTCTTATCCATAGATATACAGTATAAATTGGTGCTTTTCTGGTACATTAAAGttcaaaaaattgaattctgGTAATAGTGCTATAATCAATTGATTTAATGTTGCtaacatgaaaatgaatataccccgtcagtatgatattgtcctattttatgtcattatgatttatttcttttatgatttttaaaatactttgatccacaaacgtcaaaatcattcaatcgcgtagtggaattaaatATTTGTAGATTCCTATAAATTCTATACAACTTATGGACTATTtcaaatctcggtctatttctgaaatttattctcacatacttttgattttttaacacgTGAattaatgaatgtgtttgtagatagatgtttttgtgttctgttaaactgatataggaagatgtggtgtgagtgccaatgagacaactctccatccaaacaacaattcaaaaattaaaccattataggttaaagtacggccttcaacacggagccttgactcacaccgaacaacaagctataaagggccccaaaataactagtgtaaaaccattcagaCTGTTAAACtgttctttttgaaattgttacacgatgatgactgctgtacccatattttgacaatttatttatgttaacgcatcattgtaaatataacagaatttgatgagactgtcatctaAGTGAGAGTGTTAGCGCTatcaaaccaggtttaatctaccattttctacaattgaaaatccctgtaccaagtcagaaatatgacagttcttgtccatccGTATTGATgtaatttgtcatttgattttgccatgtgattatggacttcccaaatggattttcctctgagttcattacttttgtgattttaatatattgactAGAAACTTGATTTTTTAATGAACTGTTCTAAAGTGAACGTATTATTGTCTATTAAAACGAAATAATTATACAGGGGAAAAATATGCACGATGACAATCAAATCGATTCATTTCTAGCTTAATAGTGTTGACACATGTCGCAAATATCAACATCAGTTGCCTTCTTAATAAATCCTCTACTCgtatttctatgttttatttttgtacattttgtctCAGAGAAGAGATAATATTAAATGACAacataaaattacataaaatatttccaacaAATATTTgggacaaaatataaatattcaaggaatcacaaacatgttttctATGAGCATGACAGGCATTGAATGCTAGTTTATTTCCACAAAGTGAAACTACAgagtttattttgaaaaaactaCATACACATTGCTGCGTCTCTCGTTTTTGATTATACCTAACCATTTATACTAGAGGTAAATTAAAGATGGAATCTGTTTACAATATTGtatcattgtttgttttttttaagaataaaggTATTGAAGTTGTATTTTAATCTATTTCATACATATGGGACATACTATATTACTATTCTCAGCATACATTACATACATATGGGACATACTATATAACTATTCCCAGCATACATTCTAATACATTAACGTGATCAGATCATTTCGCTACAGTACACAGAAAGTTATTGTTACGGTTGTAGTAAATGGTGTCCCTAATCCAACAACCTACATTGTCTCCAACATAACAATTGTTCCGTTTTTTTCGTTTTTGGGTGTAGCGTTTTTATTTAGTCTAGAAAATGAATTTACCATAAtcatatttcttaaataaattaacagacaaaaatacagttttcTTGTTACAGTTTAGTTCTGTGAGAGACAGACTTTTCAGCTTACGCCCACGGACGTTTGAGGGGTTGGCACACTCTAGCGACTCGAGGTAATCATATGCTTTTGGCATAGtctttgaagaaaaatattccATTACTTCAATTATTCCACAGTCGCATATAAACGGATTTTCACTGATATCGACCTTAACAAATTCGTGAGTCGAGAACGAGTCAATCATACCTTTTGTTAATGAAGTTATCTTATTACGCCTTATATCTATAATTCCGACTGATTTTGTCTCTTCAACGGTCATTCCAAAATCTCGTATCATTGGAAGGTCTTTTATGTTGTTATCTGAGAGGTCTATATATTCCATCATTGGGAATCGCAGTCGCCAGCCTTGTAGTTTATAAAGAGTATCATATATGCCATTCcccgaaaaattcaaaatttttagatTTTCCGCAACGTCTACTTGAACTATTTTATCGACAATTTGTCTTTCTATATTCATTCCACTGACttgaaaaatttcaagattCTTGTACAAACATGTTCTCTTTTGAATGTCAAAGTAATGTTTATCATTCGTCATTGCAGCACTGAAGttaaacaaaccattgttttgCATATCTTCAAATGTCGCCTTTGTCCCTCTCTGAATTATGACAAAAGCGTTCTCCGGTCCACATTCTGCAGCTCTTGTTATAGGGGAGTTAGCTTTTGACAGTGAGTCGTATAATTCTTCCATTCGTAAGATAGTTGTTACGTTATCCATGTGTAGATATGTGATTGTGTCTGGAATGTGGTCTATCAATGTATCCTTGAATTCAGTACAGTAATCCTTAATTCTGCAGTCTTTGATATGAATTCTATGTAATTTGTCTGCTCTGAATGGCCAGGGAAAGTATATTATACCATCTTCACAAGTGACTGATAAGTCAAATCTGATATTTGGTAAGACTCGATAGGTAAAATCTCTAAATTCTGATAACTTTATACTTGAACTACGTTTAATGATACAGATAATGTTAAAGTCAGTacgaccagtttgtgatatatTACAAAGGTTACTCCAGTTGCCCAGCATTTCAAACTCGTTCATTACGTCTGAAAAATTGTTGAATATGTCAACAGAATAATTCGTCTGAGGTTGTTTTGCTACCAAATCATTATGTCTTTCAGTTGTAACGGTAAAGATATCAAATCCAAGTCCTAGTCTAAACAAATGGCAGAAACTAAGAAATATGAGATACGTGTTCATTCTGAACTGTTGTCGTTGAATAATATTACTATGTATATTAGATTACGGATGTTATCTAGGTCTCTATGAACTAtaaaagtacaattttttttcagcgaatagaatgcttttaaaataattcgTTTGTTTCGTACATAACATATGCACAACgtttacaaataacatataacCAAACAAAAAGGATAATTATGGTGTAAACAAACTTGAagtaatgataaatgaaaagttTACGGAACTGTGAACTGTCATATAGTAAAAACATATTACACAGAC
This is a stretch of genomic DNA from Mytilus trossulus isolate FHL-02 chromosome 6, PNRI_Mtr1.1.1.hap1, whole genome shotgun sequence. It encodes these proteins:
- the LOC134723818 gene encoding uncharacterized protein LOC134723818, which gives rise to MNTYLIFLSFCHLFRLGLGFDIFTVTTERHNDLVAKQPQTNYSVDIFNNFSDVMNEFEMLGNWSNLCNISQTGRTDFNIICIIKRSSSIKLSEFRDFTYRVLPNIRFDLSVTCEDGIIYFPWPFRADKLHRIHIKDCRIKDYCTEFKDTLIDHIPDTITYLHMDNVTTILRMEELYDSLSKANSPITRAAECGPENAFVIIQRGTKATFEDMQNNGLFNFSAAMTNDKHYFDIQKRTCLYKNLEIFQVSGMNIERQIVDKIVQVDVAENLKILNFSGNGIYDTLYKLQGWRLRFPMMEYIDLSDNNIKDLPMIRDFGMTVEETKSVGIIDIRRNKITSLTKGMIDSFSTHEFVKVDISENPFICDCGIIEVMEYFSSKTMPKAYDYLESLECANPSNVRGRKLKSLSLTELNCNKKTVFLSVNLFKKYDYGKFIF